A portion of the Collinsella aerofaciens genome contains these proteins:
- a CDS encoding diacylglycerol kinase family protein, translating to MIPGSNKDHPSFLKSFSYAMEGFVTAVKTERNIKVMLVAGVCTVIAGCIVGLDIAEWATIIICCGLVIHGELCNTAMEAIVDLATQELHPLAKRAKDIAAASVYVLSITAAIVGLLVFAHALGFI from the coding sequence ATGATTCCCGGATCGAACAAGGACCATCCGTCCTTTTTAAAGTCGTTCTCCTACGCCATGGAGGGCTTCGTCACCGCCGTCAAGACCGAGCGCAACATTAAGGTCATGCTCGTAGCGGGCGTGTGCACCGTCATTGCCGGCTGCATCGTGGGGCTCGACATTGCCGAGTGGGCCACGATTATCATCTGCTGCGGCCTGGTGATTCACGGCGAGCTGTGCAATACCGCCATGGAGGCCATTGTCGATCTGGCGACCCAGGAGCTCCATCCGCTGGCAAAACGCGCCAAGGACATTGCCGCCGCCTCGGTATACGTACTTTCAATCACCGCCGCGATTGTGGGCTTGCTGGTATTTGCCCACGCGCTCGGCTTTATTTAG
- the hemW gene encoding radical SAM family heme chaperone HemW: MAVTALYVHVPFCAQKCRYCDFDSRSFALCDLDAALDSYFEQLYARLDSFGDAGALAQARTVYIGGGTPSLAGERLVKLARRISMWCKPVEFTCEANPESLTAELATALAEAGVTRISLGVQTLDNTELAAIGRIHDANRALAAIATVKDAGLDVSCDLMCGLPGQTAASWRSTLDGVLAAAPHHVSVYPLTLEEGTPLYRMACRDESLEPDEDFQASCMDAARERLGAAGYRPYEVASYALDGHECAHNIAYWTGQGYLGLGRSAAGMLDDEDFDRLAGLFPGVSSRGDAYRVRLVQRDDDATAFEAEYLSQREAVAEDLMLACRMTRGVASDLLARAACVIPTGELAAACDRALELGLATWVPETLWGHEGPFTSADVVAGHVRARLAPTHLGWLDGNVLFELFWDLA; this comes from the coding sequence GTGGCCGTTACCGCGCTGTACGTGCACGTGCCGTTTTGCGCTCAAAAATGCCGCTATTGCGACTTTGACTCGCGTAGCTTTGCTCTGTGTGATTTGGATGCTGCGCTCGATTCCTATTTTGAGCAGCTGTATGCGCGCCTCGATTCCTTTGGCGACGCCGGGGCGCTTGCGCAGGCCCGCACGGTCTATATTGGCGGCGGCACGCCGTCACTGGCGGGGGAGCGCCTGGTGAAACTTGCCCGTCGTATCTCCATGTGGTGCAAGCCCGTTGAATTTACTTGCGAAGCCAATCCTGAGTCGCTGACCGCCGAGCTCGCCACCGCGCTTGCCGAGGCGGGTGTCACGCGCATCTCTCTGGGCGTGCAAACCCTCGACAATACCGAGCTGGCTGCTATTGGCCGCATTCACGATGCTAATCGGGCACTTGCGGCCATCGCGACGGTGAAGGACGCTGGCCTCGATGTGTCGTGCGATCTGATGTGCGGCCTTCCCGGGCAGACTGCCGCAAGCTGGCGGAGCACGCTCGATGGCGTGTTGGCGGCGGCGCCTCATCATGTGTCGGTCTACCCGCTCACGCTCGAGGAGGGCACGCCACTCTATCGCATGGCGTGCCGTGACGAGTCGCTCGAGCCCGACGAGGATTTTCAGGCTTCGTGCATGGACGCGGCGCGTGAGCGCCTGGGTGCGGCCGGCTATCGTCCGTATGAGGTGGCAAGCTACGCGCTCGACGGCCATGAGTGCGCCCATAACATTGCCTACTGGACCGGACAGGGCTACCTGGGCCTGGGTCGTTCTGCCGCGGGCATGCTCGACGACGAGGATTTCGACCGTCTTGCAGGTTTGTTCCCCGGCGTGTCTTCTCGAGGCGATGCGTACCGCGTGCGTCTGGTGCAACGTGACGATGACGCGACGGCGTTCGAGGCCGAATATCTGTCGCAGCGCGAGGCTGTCGCCGAAGACTTGATGCTCGCCTGTCGCATGACGCGCGGTGTTGCGTCCGACCTGTTGGCTCGTGCAGCTTGCGTCATCCCAACGGGCGAGCTGGCAGCTGCCTGCGATCGCGCGCTCGAATTGGGTCTTGCCACTTGGGTGCCCGAGACGCTCTGGGGTCATGAGGGACCCTTCACTTCGGCAGATGTCGTCGCGGGCCATGTTCGAGCTCGTCTGGCGCCGACCCATCTGGGCTGGCTCGATGGAAATGTTCTGTTCGAGCTGTTTTGGGATCTAGCTTAG
- the dusB gene encoding tRNA dihydrouridine synthase DusB — MALSEYSKRLLGAYAEQPFLMAPMAGVTDPAYRIMCRRRGANLAYSEMVSVAGLAYASNKTWRLVLPADEEQQICVQLFGSKPDQFASAVAAVEERVGDRLSLIDINMACPARKVVTKGEGSALMRTPDLAEKIVEAAVGAAHVPVTVKIRKGFYAEDRNAATFAQMLEGAGAAAVAVHGRCATQLYTGQADWSVVDEVADSVEIPVIGSGDVFSAEDAAEHLHGSGASAVFIARGIYGNPWVFGDARALALDGIPVPPRSSVERLEALREHLTLTHELLPLMSRARTYASWYLKGMPHAAAWRAQVVRCSTYEEFMSLVEDIERDVVACEAALAAGESVPAHPLEA, encoded by the coding sequence ATGGCGCTTTCTGAATACAGCAAGCGGCTGCTGGGTGCCTATGCCGAGCAGCCGTTCCTTATGGCTCCCATGGCGGGCGTTACCGACCCCGCCTATCGCATCATGTGTCGCCGCCGCGGTGCCAACCTTGCCTACAGCGAGATGGTGAGCGTGGCAGGCCTTGCCTATGCCAGCAACAAAACGTGGCGCCTGGTGCTGCCGGCCGACGAGGAGCAGCAGATTTGCGTGCAGCTCTTTGGCTCCAAACCTGATCAGTTTGCGAGCGCCGTCGCCGCCGTCGAGGAGCGCGTTGGCGATCGCCTGTCGCTCATCGATATCAATATGGCATGCCCCGCCCGCAAGGTCGTTACCAAGGGCGAGGGTTCGGCGCTCATGCGCACGCCCGACCTGGCGGAGAAGATTGTTGAGGCCGCGGTCGGCGCGGCGCACGTGCCCGTGACTGTCAAGATCCGCAAGGGCTTTTATGCCGAGGACCGTAATGCCGCGACGTTTGCCCAGATGCTTGAGGGCGCAGGGGCTGCCGCAGTCGCCGTGCATGGTCGTTGCGCCACGCAGCTCTACACGGGCCAGGCCGACTGGTCGGTCGTCGATGAGGTTGCCGATTCTGTCGAGATTCCCGTGATTGGTTCGGGCGATGTGTTCTCGGCCGAGGACGCTGCTGAGCATCTGCACGGCTCGGGTGCCAGCGCGGTGTTTATCGCGCGCGGTATCTACGGTAATCCCTGGGTCTTTGGTGATGCTCGCGCCCTTGCGCTCGATGGCATACCGGTGCCGCCGCGCAGCTCCGTCGAGCGCCTGGAGGCTCTGCGCGAGCACCTGACGTTGACGCACGAGCTTCTGCCGCTTATGTCGCGCGCCCGCACGTACGCAAGCTGGTACTTAAAAGGCATGCCCCATGCCGCCGCCTGGCGCGCTCAGGTGGTGCGTTGCTCTACGTACGAGGAGTTCATGTCGCTGGTCGAAGATATCGAGCGCGATGTGGTGGCCTGCGAGGCCGCGCTTGCCGCCGGTGAGTCGGTTCCCGCTCATCCGCTGGAGGCTTAA
- the dnaJ gene encoding molecular chaperone DnaJ has translation MSENRDYYEVLGVDRDADARTIKRAFLKKARTVHPDVSDDPEAEAKFKELNEAYSVLSDEQKRANYDRYGTADGPGGSGYVDINDIFGGMGMDDLFSSFFGGGAGGGARSRRERRRGRDMAISLSVTLEEAALGCKKTISYDRLAPCEDCNGTGRAEGAQEKQCGRCHGTGYVTTVQRSFLGQVQSSSPCPDCHGEGTVIDHPCETCDGQGRTPSHEKIDIDIPAGVSTGRQLRVSGFGEAGLRGEPSGDLIVNVRVADHERFKRNGDDLYLVSDISIAQAALGCEIEVEGIMPDEVVKVTVPAGAQYGDTVSVNNYGMPRIGGGGSRGRLIVQLRVVVPTNLSNKQRELLRAFADEMGDDVASGKKSVTDRIKSALDDILD, from the coding sequence GTGTCGGAAAATAGGGATTACTACGAGGTGCTTGGCGTCGACAGGGATGCCGACGCGCGGACGATTAAGCGTGCGTTTTTAAAGAAGGCCCGTACCGTACATCCGGATGTTTCGGACGATCCCGAGGCCGAGGCCAAGTTCAAGGAGCTCAACGAGGCCTATTCCGTTCTTTCCGATGAGCAGAAGCGTGCTAACTACGACCGTTACGGCACTGCCGACGGCCCTGGTGGTTCGGGCTACGTCGATATCAACGATATCTTTGGTGGCATGGGCATGGACGACTTGTTCTCGTCGTTCTTTGGCGGTGGCGCCGGTGGTGGTGCCCGCAGCCGTCGTGAGCGTCGTCGCGGACGCGACATGGCCATCTCGCTTTCGGTGACGCTCGAGGAGGCGGCGCTCGGTTGCAAAAAGACGATCAGCTATGACCGCCTTGCTCCTTGTGAGGACTGCAATGGCACCGGTAGGGCAGAGGGCGCACAGGAAAAGCAGTGCGGCCGCTGCCACGGTACGGGCTACGTCACGACGGTCCAGCGATCGTTTTTGGGCCAGGTTCAGTCTTCCTCGCCTTGCCCCGACTGCCATGGCGAGGGCACGGTTATCGACCATCCCTGCGAGACCTGCGACGGTCAGGGCCGCACGCCTTCGCACGAAAAGATCGACATCGATATTCCCGCCGGCGTTTCGACCGGTCGCCAGCTGCGTGTGAGCGGCTTTGGCGAGGCCGGCCTTCGCGGCGAGCCTTCGGGCGACCTGATTGTCAACGTGCGCGTTGCCGACCATGAGCGCTTTAAGCGCAACGGTGACGACCTGTACCTGGTGAGCGATATCTCGATTGCGCAGGCTGCGCTCGGCTGCGAGATCGAGGTCGAGGGCATTATGCCCGACGAGGTCGTTAAGGTGACGGTTCCCGCCGGCGCCCAGTACGGCGACACCGTGAGCGTCAATAATTACGGCATGCCGCGCATTGGCGGTGGCGGTTCGCGTGGCCGCCTGATCGTGCAACTGCGCGTGGTCGTTCCCACCAATCTTTCCAATAAGCAACGCGAGCTGCTCCGTGCTTTTGCCGATGAGATGGGCGATGACGTCGCTTCCGGTAAGAAGTCGGTGACCGACCGTATCAAGAGTGCCCTCGACGATATCCTCGATTAA
- a CDS encoding DnaJ domain-containing protein has protein sequence MATMNEKDYYEILGVSKDATSRDIQKAFQQKARKLHPDVNKEPDAEEKFKEVSEAYAVLSDEQKRARYDAMRSGNPFAGAPTASPYGGGYAGGTGYGNPFEGGFPFGGAWGQQRRGRAAYNPENGANVVVDIKLDAKEAKGGARKTVRYTRFDTCGHCGGSGSVSSEHAHTCPSCGGRGHIDVDLSFLFGAGTFQSVCPECGGSGKVVADPCPDCGGSGRTRVTSEQTIEFPAGTHDGDEVRISGMGHAGTNGASGGDLVGRAHVEAERLEGKARTGFYLMGIVAPFLVLSAISGVFSAFAVMCFIPFTMGMFMVLSDGVLHRSLLWWKRGAMQFANGFANGFMFALVSVWFASCSQRAMLSPYQMQ, from the coding sequence ATGGCGACGATGAACGAAAAAGATTACTACGAGATTCTGGGTGTCTCCAAGGACGCCACCTCGCGTGATATTCAAAAGGCCTTCCAGCAAAAGGCCCGTAAGCTCCATCCGGACGTCAATAAAGAGCCGGATGCCGAGGAAAAGTTTAAAGAGGTTTCCGAGGCCTATGCCGTGCTTTCGGATGAGCAAAAACGTGCGCGCTACGACGCCATGCGTTCTGGCAATCCCTTTGCCGGTGCTCCTACGGCTTCGCCCTATGGTGGCGGCTACGCCGGCGGCACGGGCTATGGCAATCCCTTTGAGGGCGGCTTTCCCTTTGGTGGCGCCTGGGGCCAGCAGCGTCGCGGCCGGGCTGCCTATAATCCCGAGAACGGCGCCAACGTGGTCGTCGATATCAAACTCGACGCCAAGGAGGCCAAGGGCGGTGCCCGCAAGACCGTCCGCTACACGCGCTTCGATACCTGTGGTCACTGCGGCGGCTCGGGCTCCGTTTCGTCTGAGCATGCCCATACCTGCCCGAGCTGCGGTGGCCGCGGCCACATCGACGTCGACCTGTCCTTCCTGTTTGGTGCGGGCACGTTCCAGTCGGTCTGTCCCGAGTGCGGCGGTTCCGGTAAAGTCGTGGCCGATCCCTGCCCTGATTGCGGTGGCAGCGGTCGTACTCGCGTAACCTCCGAGCAGACGATTGAGTTTCCTGCCGGCACGCACGATGGCGATGAGGTCCGCATTAGCGGTATGGGTCACGCCGGCACCAACGGTGCCTCGGGTGGCGACCTGGTCGGCCGCGCCCATGTTGAGGCCGAGCGCCTGGAAGGCAAGGCCCGTACCGGTTTTTACCTGATGGGCATCGTGGCGCCATTTTTGGTGCTGTCGGCCATCTCGGGCGTGTTCTCGGCCTTCGCCGTGATGTGCTTTATTCCGTTTACCATGGGCATGTTCATGGTGCTTTCGGACGGTGTGCTTCATCGCAGCCTGCTGTGGTGGAAGCGCGGCGCGATGCAGTTTGCCAACGGTTTTGCCAACGGCTTCATGTTCGCGCTCGTGTCGGTTTGGTTCGCAAGTTGCTCGCAACGGGCCATGCTTTCGCCGTACCAAATGCAATAA
- a CDS encoding PhoH family protein produces MEASKIRLTVPEGIDPSRVLGAGDGVLRALESLVRAHVVARGDSIAVSGDPDEVELVARFFEHAFREAAAGRTLSADDVSRCLAVLRDGEHEATSLRDDVLLSYRGRVIRPKTLGQKRYVDAIRSHTITFGLGPAGTGKTYLAMALAVAALKRHEVGRLILTRPVVEAGENLGFLPGTLEEKIDPYMRPLYDALFDMMDRERTDELMERGVIEIAPLAYMRGRTLSDAFVVLDEAQNTTPEQMKMFLTRLGFNSKFVITGDLSQRDLVGRRGGLADVEKILGRVDDVAFAHLERADVVRHALVGRIVEAYDAYDDVREQRSRDRKESR; encoded by the coding sequence ATGGAAGCCTCGAAGATTAGACTTACCGTTCCCGAGGGAATTGATCCCTCGCGCGTTTTGGGCGCCGGCGACGGCGTTCTTCGTGCGCTCGAGAGTTTGGTTCGCGCTCACGTGGTCGCCCGTGGCGATAGCATCGCCGTGAGCGGTGACCCGGACGAGGTCGAACTCGTGGCGCGTTTTTTCGAACATGCTTTCCGCGAGGCGGCCGCCGGGCGCACGCTGTCTGCCGACGATGTCTCTCGCTGCCTGGCCGTCTTGCGCGACGGTGAGCACGAGGCTACGTCGCTTCGCGATGACGTGCTGCTTTCATATCGCGGCCGCGTCATTCGCCCCAAGACGCTCGGGCAAAAGCGCTATGTGGATGCCATCCGCTCGCATACCATCACGTTTGGCCTGGGTCCAGCCGGTACCGGTAAGACCTATCTGGCCATGGCGCTCGCCGTCGCCGCGCTCAAGCGTCACGAGGTGGGCCGTCTGATCTTGACGCGTCCGGTTGTCGAGGCAGGGGAGAACCTGGGCTTTTTGCCCGGCACCCTCGAGGAAAAGATCGATCCGTACATGCGCCCGCTCTACGATGCCCTTTTTGACATGATGGATCGCGAGCGCACCGATGAGCTTATGGAGCGCGGCGTGATCGAGATCGCCCCGCTCGCCTACATGCGCGGTCGTACGCTGAGCGATGCCTTCGTGGTGCTCGACGAGGCGCAAAATACCACGCCCGAGCAGATGAAGATGTTCCTGACACGCCTTGGATTCAACTCCAAGTTCGTGATTACCGGCGACCTGAGCCAGCGCGACCTGGTGGGTCGTCGTGGCGGCTTGGCGGATGTCGAGAAGATTTTGGGCCGTGTCGACGATGTGGCGTTTGCACACCTGGAGCGCGCCGATGTGGTGCGCCATGCCCTGGTGGGTCGTATCGTCGAGGCATACGATGCTTATGATGACGTGCGTGAGCAGCGCTCGCGCGACCGAAAGGAGTCCCGTTGA
- the ybeY gene encoding rRNA maturation RNase YbeY has protein sequence MSVLISNDAELDTLLDVQEVEHICEVVLAAEGVEREVETSLSYVDEDEMHELNHEWRGIDRTTDVLSFECDSAFDEDIPADETLELGDIILAPQVIARQAPGFGNSPADECRLMLVHGMLHLLGYDHIEDDEAEVMEAREDAILRDLALERGEDPKLVHVGPITNHAHD, from the coding sequence TTGAGTGTATTGATCAGCAACGATGCCGAGCTCGATACGCTGCTCGACGTGCAGGAAGTGGAGCACATCTGCGAGGTTGTGCTTGCCGCCGAGGGCGTTGAACGTGAAGTCGAGACTTCCCTTTCGTATGTCGACGAGGACGAGATGCACGAGCTCAACCACGAGTGGCGTGGCATCGACCGCACCACCGATGTGCTCTCGTTTGAATGCGACTCGGCCTTTGACGAGGATATTCCCGCCGACGAGACGCTCGAGCTCGGCGATATTATCTTGGCCCCGCAGGTTATTGCCCGTCAGGCCCCCGGTTTTGGCAATAGCCCCGCTGACGAGTGCCGTCTGATGCTCGTACACGGAATGCTGCACCTGCTGGGCTATGACCACATCGAGGACGACGAGGCCGAGGTCATGGAGGCTCGCGAGGACGCCATCCTGCGCGATCTGGCGCTCGAGCGCGGCGAGGACCCCAAACTCGTTCACGTCGGCCCCATCACCAATCATGCCCACGACTAG
- a CDS encoding MiaB/RimO family radical SAM methylthiotransferase, whose product MLAPHISVVNLGCRVNRVESDRITADLMRLGFAMVEPHDADLIVINTCAVTGEAEAKTRKAVRHALAHPNEPYVVVTGCVVNLHPEELLELSDRVIAEPSKIDVAERVCEVLGVESDSVPACSDGDVVDALGRSRLGVKIQDGCNHRCTYCIVWKARGPERSVPVESVLEQVREAQEAGVPEVVLTGVNLGAYDGKSATDEHVEIDELLEAIMERTTIAHVRISSVEPMDISERLLKVMARYPQRIAPFLHLPVQSGCTATLHRMGRPYSAEAFEDTVRMIRANLPQASLSCDVIVGFPGETDEEFEESLALCRRVGFSRMHVFRYSKRPGTLAADMPDQVPPEVMAERSRRMRDTAQELAIADARRRVGTVERAVLEYGDNLTLGSFHHARLDDTCGLTAPCLLDVAIIGVDDSGLVHARREVHGSLED is encoded by the coding sequence GTGCTCGCACCCCATATTTCCGTCGTCAACCTCGGCTGCCGTGTCAACCGGGTTGAGTCTGACCGCATCACTGCCGATCTTATGCGCCTGGGCTTTGCTATGGTGGAGCCCCACGATGCCGATCTGATCGTCATTAACACCTGTGCCGTTACGGGCGAGGCCGAGGCCAAGACCCGTAAGGCCGTCCGTCATGCGCTGGCCCATCCAAATGAGCCCTATGTGGTCGTGACCGGATGCGTGGTCAATTTGCATCCCGAGGAGCTGTTGGAGCTTTCGGATCGCGTGATTGCCGAGCCGTCTAAGATCGATGTCGCCGAACGTGTCTGCGAGGTGCTGGGCGTTGAGTCCGATAGCGTTCCCGCCTGCAGCGATGGTGACGTGGTCGATGCGCTTGGTCGCTCTCGCCTGGGCGTGAAGATCCAGGACGGCTGCAACCATCGCTGCACCTATTGCATTGTGTGGAAGGCGCGCGGCCCCGAGCGCTCCGTGCCCGTCGAGTCCGTTCTCGAACAGGTGCGTGAAGCCCAGGAGGCCGGCGTGCCCGAGGTGGTGCTGACCGGTGTGAACCTGGGTGCCTACGATGGCAAGAGCGCGACCGACGAGCATGTCGAAATCGATGAGCTGCTCGAGGCCATCATGGAGCGCACGACTATTGCGCATGTGCGCATTTCCTCGGTCGAGCCCATGGATATCTCTGAGCGCCTGCTTAAGGTTATGGCGCGCTATCCGCAGCGTATCGCCCCGTTTTTGCACCTGCCCGTGCAGTCCGGCTGTACGGCGACCCTGCATCGCATGGGTCGTCCCTATAGTGCGGAGGCCTTTGAGGACACGGTGCGTATGATTCGCGCCAACTTGCCCCAGGCGTCTCTTTCGTGCGATGTCATCGTCGGTTTTCCTGGTGAGACGGACGAGGAGTTCGAGGAGTCGCTGGCGCTGTGCCGCCGTGTGGGTTTCTCGCGTATGCACGTGTTCCGCTACAGCAAGCGTCCCGGTACCCTTGCTGCCGACATGCCTGACCAGGTGCCGCCCGAGGTTATGGCCGAGCGCAGCCGCCGTATGCGAGACACGGCGCAGGAGCTCGCTATTGCCGATGCTCGTCGTCGCGTGGGCACTGTCGAGCGTGCCGTGCTCGAGTATGGTGACAACCTGACGCTCGGTTCGTTCCATCATGCCCGTCTTGACGATACCTGTGGACTTACAGCCCCGTGCCTGCTCGATGTTGCTATCATCGGAGTCGATGATTCCGGCTTGGTCCATGCGCGCAGGGAGGTCCATGGAAGCCTCGAAGATTAG